A single Pseudomonas sp. HN11 DNA region contains:
- the tadA gene encoding tRNA adenosine(34) deaminase TadA codes for MRQIRPTAIIDRSRDQDFMREALALAAQGAALGEVPVGAVLVQDGEIIGRGFNCPISGNDPSAHAEMVAIRAAAQAISNYRLVGSTLYVTLEPCSMCAGLIVHSRIARVVYGALEPKAGIVQSQGQFFTQGFLNHKVLFEGGVLAEECGTVLSEFFKARRTKPSL; via the coding sequence ATGCGTCAGATTCGCCCTACCGCGATCATCGACCGCAGCCGCGACCAGGACTTCATGCGCGAGGCCCTGGCCCTTGCCGCCCAAGGTGCGGCATTGGGCGAAGTGCCCGTCGGTGCAGTGCTGGTACAGGACGGTGAAATCATCGGCCGTGGCTTCAACTGCCCCATCAGCGGCAACGACCCCAGCGCCCATGCTGAAATGGTCGCCATCCGCGCCGCCGCGCAAGCCATCAGCAACTACCGCCTGGTGGGCAGCACGCTGTATGTGACCCTGGAGCCGTGCAGCATGTGCGCGGGCTTGATCGTGCATTCGCGGATTGCGCGGGTGGTGTACGGCGCGCTGGAACCCAAGGCGGGGATTGTGCAAAGCCAGGGGCAGTTTTTTACCCAGGGCTTTCTCAATCATAAGGTGCTGTTCGAAGGGGGGGTGTTGGCCGAGGAGTGCGGGACGGTCTTGAGTGAGTTTTTCAAGGCGCGAAGAACCAAACCGTCCCTTTAA
- the cmoB gene encoding tRNA 5-methoxyuridine(34)/uridine 5-oxyacetic acid(34) synthase CmoB, translating into MIDLSPLARHLVGTPLAVWAQGLQAQLDSKMEKGHGDLERWQSALDALPKILPSEVDLLNGLTLDTDCDDDTRAQMHTALMGLSPWRKGPFHLFGVHVDTEWRSDWKWSRVAPHLNLKGKRILDVGCGNGYYMWRMLGAGADSVIGVDPNWLFFCQFQAVQRYLSEPKAWHLPFPFEDLPSNLEGFDTVFSMGVFYHRRSPIEHLLALKDTLVKGGELVLETLVVEGDQQQVLVPEDRYAQMRNVWFLPSVPALMLWLRRAGFNDVRCVDVSVTTVEEQRGTQWMKYQSLSDFLDPQDHSKTIEGLPAPMRAVIIARK; encoded by the coding sequence GCCCGCCACTTGGTCGGCACTCCCCTGGCCGTCTGGGCCCAGGGCCTGCAAGCACAACTCGATAGCAAGATGGAAAAGGGCCATGGCGACCTGGAGCGTTGGCAGAGTGCGCTCGACGCGCTGCCGAAGATCCTGCCCAGCGAAGTGGATTTGCTCAACGGCCTGACCCTCGATACCGATTGCGACGACGATACCCGTGCGCAAATGCACACTGCACTGATGGGCCTGAGCCCCTGGCGCAAGGGGCCGTTCCACCTGTTCGGGGTGCATGTGGACACAGAATGGCGCTCGGACTGGAAGTGGTCCCGTGTTGCGCCGCATTTGAACTTGAAGGGCAAGCGCATCCTCGACGTGGGCTGCGGCAACGGTTACTACATGTGGCGCATGCTCGGTGCCGGCGCCGACAGCGTGATTGGCGTTGATCCGAACTGGCTGTTCTTCTGTCAGTTCCAGGCGGTGCAGCGTTACCTGTCCGAGCCTAAGGCCTGGCACCTGCCGTTCCCGTTCGAAGACCTGCCGTCGAACCTCGAAGGGTTCGACACGGTGTTTTCCATGGGAGTGTTTTATCACCGCCGTTCGCCGATCGAGCATTTGCTGGCGTTGAAGGACACCCTGGTCAAGGGCGGTGAACTGGTGCTGGAAACCCTGGTGGTCGAAGGCGATCAGCAGCAGGTACTGGTGCCGGAAGACCGTTACGCACAGATGCGCAACGTGTGGTTCCTGCCGTCGGTGCCGGCGTTGATGCTGTGGTTGCGCCGTGCGGGCTTCAACGACGTGCGCTGTGTGGATGTGAGCGTGACCACCGTCGAGGAACAGCGTGGGACGCAGTGGATGAAGTATCAGTCGCTGAGTGACTTCCTCGATCCGCAAGATCACAGCAAGACCATTGAAGGGCTGCCGGCACCGATGCGGGCGGTGATCATCGCTCGCAAATAA